The region AACGCGATTGAAGTTAATCTTTCTAATATTGCTTCAGGAATTTATATCATCAAAATGAGAAGTGGAGCCATTGTGACGGAGCAAAAATTAATTATCGAATAAACAATTTTTTATAAGGTAAAGGCAGAGATTCGTATTGTGAATGAACGTTCATTCATAATATGAATCTCTGCCTTTTTCACATCCCGGCAGCAAGTTGGCGGTTGCATTCCCTAATTGAATGCGGCATTTCACATCAAAAATGGCTGATTTCACACAGTTATACACCTAAACCCGGCAGGAAATCGGTATTTTTAGGGGAAACATACATCATGCGACAGCTCATTGCCTGCATAATTTTAATCCACTTGTTATCATGGGCATCATACCCAAATTTGTGTGCTCAGGACCCGGTTGTGCAATGGGATAATACAATTGGTGGAAATGCTACCGATATGCTGACTTGCTCAGCAGAAACTCCTGACGGTGGGTTTATTCTCGGCGGGTATTCTTATTCTACTCCTTCCTATGATAAAACGGAATATGTCGGGATTTGCGATTATTGGATAGTTAAACTCAATAGTGCAGGTGTAATTGAGTGGGAAACTACAATCGGCACTACGGTTACAGATAACCTGATGGCAATTGTGCCAACAACCGACGGAGGATATTTACTGGGTGGATACACAGCCGGCGGAATATCAGGTGATAAAACTGATCCTGCAATTGGACTTAGAGATTATTGGATTGTAAAACTTGGCCCTACAGGTGACATCGTTTGGCAAAAACTATCGGCGGAACTGGAGATGATTATCTCACTAATATCTTACCACTTGGCGGCACAGGATTTATAATTAGTGGCTATTCTTCATCAGGTATTTCCGGGAATAAAACCGCCGCCTGTATTGGTGGTTATGATTATTGGATTTTAAAAATTAACTCGGTTGGAAATATCATTTGGCAATTTACTATTGGTGGAACGGCAAATGATTATTTATATGAAACAATTCGCAATAGTGAAGGGAATTATGTGTTGGCAGGTTATTCTAATTCGAATATCCGGAAATAAAACGGAAGCAAATATTGGAGCATATGATTATTGGGTTGTTGAAATAGATGGGTCGGGTAGTATTGTGTGGCAAAACACAATTGGTGGAACTGAAAACGATTATCTAAATGGTATTTGTGAATTAAATACCGGAGGATATATTCTTGCAGGAATTTCAACCTCAAATATTTCCGGTGATAAATCAGAAAATAGTTTAAATTATGCTGACAATTGTTATGAATGTGAATTTGATTATGAATACAATAGTGAAGATTATTGGGTAGTGAAAATCAGTAATGAGGGTGATTTAATTTGGGAAAATACATACCTCACCGGTGGAATATATTCCTCAGCAGATGTAGATGGTGCGTTTCAATATGAGGATAATAAAATTATGATATTTGGGAATGGTAAAGGCGGTTATGATAACCTGGAAACAGATGGAGGTAACGACTATTGGTTGATAACAATTGATACCAACGGTTATATAGTGAGGCAACAAGTTTTAGGTGGAGAAATAACTGCCGAGTATGATGAATATGAAGGTGACTATTATTATTATAATAATGAAAACTATTTAAAGTCTTGTCTCATGACTGCAGATGGCGGTTTTTTTGTTGCCGGTTCATCTACCGGAAATTTAGGCAACGATAAATCTGAAGCACCTATGGGCGATTATGAAAACTTTGATTATTGGGTATTAAAACTCGGTCCTGATACCTGCATCCCCGCACGGTTTATTCTGATAATGATCAGGATGGTGAAGGTCAAAATTTTATTACAAATACCTGTGAATTAACTTATGGCCCCTGGATAAATAATACACTCGATTGTGATGACCGGTATGCAAGTGTAAATTCAATGGCAACCGAAATTTGTGATAATTTAGATAATGACTGCGATGGGTTAATTGATGAAGGTTTAATAGATTGTACTGCTGGACCGCAAATTACCTGGGATAAAACATTGGGTGATACTACGTATAATAGTTTAACTAATATTTCAGCAACCAATGATGGCGGATCTATTGCTGTCGGATATATTAATGCATATTCTGAAGAAAATATATTCGGCATTGGTTATGAAGATAATTATGATATTGAAATTTATAAATTAGATGCCGCAGGAAATATACAGTGGCAGAAAATTATTAGTGCGGATGATGAAGACAGGGGAGTCCGTGCTGTACAAACTACCGACGGGGGATTTATGATTGGTGCTAATTCCAATTCAGGTGTATCAGGGGATAAAACGGTTTATGGTTTTGGAAATGACGATTATTGGATTATCAAATTAAATGTGAGTGGCGAAATTATTTGGCAAAAAGTGTTTGGAGGTGGTGGATCCGATTTATTAACAGATTTGGAAAGCACACCTGATGGTGGAGTATTAATTGCAGGGTATTCAAATTCCACTGCTTCTGGCAATAAAACAGAAAATGTTTATGGCTCCTCAGATTTCTGGGTGCTTAAATTAAACACTGCAGGTGATATCGAATGGCAAAATAATATTGGCGGTTTTGAATTTGACTACAAACCACAAATATCCTTCGATAATATGGGTAACTATTATGTTGGTGGAACTTCATATTCAAATGCAGGTGGTGATAAAACAGAAATGCATAAAGGTTTTGGTGATTACTGGGCTATTAAGTTAAATGACTCAGGAACTATTATTTGGCAAAATACAATAGGTGGGGCATTGGGGGATGAGGTTTACGACATAGATGTTGATGATTCCGGATCCATGATTTTAATGGGAACATCTTCTTCCGCGACATCAGCTGATAAAGCCGAAATAAGTATATCAAAAGATTATTGGGTAGTAAAATTAAAAACAGATGGAAGTGTCGACTGGGAAAATACTATAAATGCCTCAAACGAAGATTACGGTACTGCTGTTGCAGTTTGCCCTGATGGTGGTTATTTGGTCGGAGGATATTCTAATTCAATTCCAGGCACCGATAAAATTGAACCATACATAATACCGATGTTTAATAGTTACGTAGTTTCAAACAGTGAGAAAAATGATTTTTGGATATTAAAATTGGATAGCGTTGGAAATACAATTTGGCAAAACACAATTGGCGGAAATATGGGCGACTTCTTAACTTCAATTGCTATTACAAATGAAGAAAAAATAATTTTAGGCGGCACCTCCAAATCAGATAAATCCGCTGATAAATCGGAAGCTATGTTGTTCCCAATTCAGGAAAAAATTGAAGAGGATGATTGGGGTAACAAATGGACTGATTATTATCCTAACACCGATTTTTGGGTAGTTCAATTACAACCTGAAAACTGCGCACTCATCGACGAACTCTGCAACACCCTCGACGATAACTGCAATGGTTTAATTGATGATGATGTAATTGAAACAATTTCAATTTCTGCTGCCGGGGCAACCGAATTTTGCCAGGGTGGAAGCGTAATATTAAATGCAACTTATTCAGGAACATCTGTTCAATGGCAAAAAAATGGAAGCAATATTCCGGGTGCTATCGCGGCTTCATATACTACAACCACAAAAAGGTAATTATGCATGCATCACAACAAGCGATTGCAGTTCAGCAACATCTGAACCAATATTTGTAAATGTATTTAAAAATCCAAAAGCAATAATTTCCGCTGCGGGACCAACTACATTTTGTGTTGGTGGAAGTGTATCATTAAATGTAAGTCCTGTAGCCGGTTGCAGTTATCAGTGGTATAAAGATGCATTGCTTATTCCTGGTGCTACAGCTACAAATTATCTTGCAACATCTGCGGGTATTTATAAATGTATCGTTACTAAAATTGTTACGGGATGTTATAAAAATTCGGCGGGTATTATAGTGACAGTGCCATGTAGGAATGGTGAATTTGGCGAAAGTAATCTTGTAGTGTATCCAAATCCAAGTAAGGGCAATTTTACTTTGGAAGCTAATTTAGAAAATTTGGATCTTTCTAATTTAGATGATATCACAATAGAAATATTTAATAGCATTGGACAACGTATTTATGAGGTACATATTTCCGAATCAAATAATATAATTCTACAAAACATAATTATTGAAAATTATGCATCGGGTGTTTATTTGTTAAAATTAATTGTCGGCAAAGACACTTATGAGCAAAATTTAATTTTTAATTAAAAACGAATTAGACATGAAAGGTTTAATATTAATTATCCATCTTTTTTGCTTTTTAAATATCTATACTCAGTCACCTGAAATTGAGTGGGACAACACAATTTCTGCCAAATATGACGATTGGTCTTTAGCCATAGATAAAACCAGCGATGGTGGCAGTATTGTTGGAGGCTACTCATTTTCAGCCGCTTTTGGAGATAAAACCGTAGATAGCTGGAACGACGATTATTGGATTTTAAAATTAAATGCTGAAGGAATAATAGAATGGCAAATATCGCTTGGTGGCAACAGCACGGAAAATTTATATGTGATTAAAGAAACACCTGATGGTGGTTTCATTGCAGGTGGCAATTCTTCATCCTTAATCAGCGGTGAAAAAACCACTGCTTCCTATGGAAGTCAGGATATTTGGGTGGTTAAACTCGATGCTACCGGAAATATTATATGGCAAAACTCCTTTGGTGGTGACGAAGGTGATTATTTATATGACATCGGTCTCACATCTGATGGTGGGTATATTTTAGGCAGTAAATCCTATTCAGATAGTTCAGGTGTAAAAACCGAAAATGGTTTAGGCGATTATGATTACTGGGTGATTAAATTAAATGATATCGGTGAAATTCAGTGGCAAAATACCATTGGGGGACAATATGGCGATTGGTTGCGGTCGGTGGAACAGACTACTGATGGTGGTTACATTTTAGGTGGATATTCCAGCTCAAATATATTTCGCGACAAAACGGAAAATTCATTCGCATTAACAGACTATTGGATTATTAAATTAGATGCCATTGGAAATATTGTTTGGCAAAATACAATTGGCGGCGACTTTAAAGATGAACTGTATAGAATCACCCAAACAATAGATGGCGGATATCTGGCAACCGGTATTTCGATGTCGGCATTGTCGGGTGACAAAACTGAAGAAAATGCCAGTTGGAATTATGATTTTTGGATAATTAAATTGAATGATATTGAGAAATAACATGGCAACAAACCATAGGTGGTTACGGCGAGGAGAAATTACATGACATGTATGAAAATCCTGATGGTAGTTTTATACTTGAGGTTCATCCGCTTCGAATATCTCTGTTGATAAATCTGAAAATTCACGTGGAGGATTAGATTATTGGATTGTAAAAATTGACAACTTAGGCAATATTATATGGCAAAAAACGATTGGAGGTTCTGAGGACGATGTTTTGTATGGTATAAGTCCTACACTCACTAATGGAATAATTTGCACAGGCATTTCAGCTTCAGATATTTCCGGTGAAAAATCTGAGGTGACAGCTAATCCACCAGGTTCGTATGACTACTGGGTTGTTAAACTCGAACCTGAAATTTGTAGCCCAACTCCCGAACTCTGCAACACCCTCGACGATAACTGCAATGGTTTAATAGATGATGATGTAATAGAAACAATTACTATCACAGCAGTTGGTGCAACAGAATTTTGCCAGGGTGGAAGTGTAATATTAAATGCAACT is a window of Bacteroidota bacterium DNA encoding:
- a CDS encoding putative metal-binding motif-containing protein, with protein sequence MATEICDNLDNDCDGLIDEGLIDCTAGPQITWDKTLGDTTYNSLTNISATNDGGSIAVGYINAYSEENIFGIGYEDNYDIEIYKLDAAGNIQWQKIISADDEDRGVRAVQTTDGGFMIGANSNSGVSGDKTVYGFGNDDYWIIKLNVSGEIIWQKVFGGGGSDLLTDLESTPDGGVLIAGYSNSTASGNKTENVYGSSDFWVLKLNTAGDIEWQNNIGGFEFDYKPQISFDNMGNYYVGGTSYSNAGGDKTEMHKGFGDYWAIKLNDSGTIIWQNTIGGALGDEVYDIDVDDSGSMILMGTSSSATSADKAEISISKDYWVVKLKTDGSVDWENTINASNEDYGTAVAVCPDGGYLVGGYSNSIPGTDKIEPYIIPMFNSYVVSNSEKNDFWILKLDSVGNTIWQNTIGGNMGDFLTSIAITNEEKIILGGTSKSDKSADKSEAMLFPIQEKIEEDDWGNKWTDYYPNTDFWVVQLQPENCALIDELCNTLDDNCNGLIDDDVIETISISAAGATEFCQGGSVILNATYSGTSVQWQKNGSNIPGAIAASYTTTTKR
- a CDS encoding T9SS type A sorting domain-containing protein; its protein translation is MEAIFRVLSRLHILQPQKGNYACITTSDCSSATSEPIFVNVFKNPKAIISAAGPTTFCVGGSVSLNVSPVAGCSYQWYKDALLIPGATATNYLATSAGIYKCIVTKIVTGCYKNSAGIIVTVPCRNGEFGESNLVVYPNPSKGNFTLEANLENLDLSNLDDITIEIFNSIGQRIYEVHISESNNIILQNIIIENYASGVYLLKLIVGKDTYEQNLIFN